The Herpetosiphonaceae bacterium genome includes a region encoding these proteins:
- a CDS encoding pitrilysin family protein, whose amino-acid sequence MPQSIHTFRLDNGLTVVVEPMPYVRSVAWTLLLHAGSANDPAGQSGAAQLLNGMVFRGAGERDARALSNALDELGVQRSGGVGTEYTTFSGALLAEDFDAALALYADVVRRPHLPPAELDAVRALTLQSIQSLNDNPVQRLFNEFNKIYFPGPFGRSTLGEPDELDQIDPAALQADHAARYRPAGGVLAIAGGVEPEQARDTAERLFGDWQGAPPTWPQPQARSGPLYHHLQQETAQTQIAVAYQSLPLGDPHYYHERLALNVLSGSMASRLFTEVRVKRGLVYTVYATPRLYRGLGLVLGYAGTQPGRAQETVEVILGELRRLGEGVTAEELNRARTGLLSALVMQGESSTARAAALAGDVFLIDRPRTLEDIRGAVEAVTIDALNEYLAQHTPQTFTVITLGPAPIDLNNHQE is encoded by the coding sequence GTGCCCCAATCGATTCATACATTTCGCCTCGACAACGGCCTGACGGTGGTTGTCGAGCCGATGCCCTACGTCCGGTCTGTCGCCTGGACGCTGCTGCTGCACGCCGGATCGGCAAACGATCCCGCAGGGCAGAGCGGCGCGGCGCAGCTCCTCAACGGCATGGTCTTTCGCGGGGCGGGCGAGCGCGACGCGCGGGCGCTCTCGAACGCACTGGATGAGCTGGGCGTGCAGCGCAGCGGCGGCGTCGGCACCGAGTACACGACGTTTAGCGGCGCGCTGCTGGCCGAGGATTTCGATGCGGCGCTAGCGCTGTATGCCGATGTCGTGCGCCGCCCGCACTTGCCCCCCGCCGAGCTGGATGCGGTCCGCGCGCTCACGCTGCAATCGATCCAGTCGCTCAACGATAATCCGGTGCAGCGGCTATTCAACGAGTTCAACAAGATCTATTTTCCCGGCCCGTTCGGGCGCTCGACGCTTGGCGAGCCCGACGAGCTGGATCAGATTGATCCGGCAGCGCTGCAAGCCGACCATGCGGCGCGCTACCGGCCAGCCGGGGGCGTGCTGGCGATTGCCGGCGGCGTCGAGCCGGAGCAGGCGCGCGACACGGCGGAGCGGCTCTTTGGCGATTGGCAGGGAGCGCCGCCCACATGGCCGCAGCCGCAGGCCAGGAGCGGACCGCTGTACCATCATCTCCAGCAGGAGACGGCGCAGACTCAGATCGCCGTGGCCTACCAGTCGTTGCCGCTGGGCGATCCGCACTACTACCACGAGCGCCTGGCGCTGAATGTCTTGTCTGGCAGCATGGCCTCGCGGCTCTTCACCGAGGTGCGCGTCAAGCGCGGCCTGGTGTACACGGTCTACGCAACGCCGCGCCTGTACAGAGGTCTTGGTCTGGTGCTGGGCTATGCCGGAACGCAGCCGGGCCGCGCGCAGGAGACGGTCGAGGTGATCCTGGGCGAGCTGCGGCGGCTTGGCGAGGGCGTGACGGCGGAGGAGCTGAATCGTGCCCGTACCGGCCTGCTGTCGGCGCTGGTGATGCAGGGCGAGTCCAGCACGGCGCGCGCGGCTGCGCTAGCCGGCGACGTGTTCCTGATCGATCGGCCTCGCACGCTCGAAGATATTCGCGGCGCGGTCGAGGCGGTGACGATCGATGCTCTAAACGAGTATCTGGCGCAGCACACGCCGCAGACCTTTACGGTGATAACGCTCGGCCCCGCGCCGATCGACCTCAACAACCATCAGGAGTAG